From Triticum aestivum cultivar Chinese Spring chromosome 7B, IWGSC CS RefSeq v2.1, whole genome shotgun sequence:
tttacATACAGAAAGGGATGCATGAAGCTAGCGAGCTCATAAGAATagaatacaacaacaacaacaacaacaacaacaacaacaacagcaacaacaacaacaacaacaacaacaacaacaaaagagtattttgaaggaaggaaggaaggaaggaagcaaGGAAGGAAACAAAATTCAGTAATTTACGTACCTTCCCAGGTAGTATTTGTACTGCCTAAGTTTGCCAGGTGTGCGGCGGTTAGACAAATCTTCAGAAGATTTGTTGTAATCGTACTCATCCTTTTTCTGGCCAAGTATGTCCCTGAGATTGCCCCACAATTCACCAAGAAGGGATTTCTTGGCCTCAGCTTGGGGGGCGTGACCACCTGCTTCCCCACTCAAGGATGATTTCGAGCCGGAAGAACTCTGCAGCATATCTCGTGGAACCTCGTATCCGTTGTGCAGCATCCACCGCAGAGGGAGATCTTTGACGTTGCCCGCATTCATGTCTAGCTTCACAATCCCCTCCAAGATGTCTATGTAGTAGTCGGGCGGATTCACGCGATCTGGCACGACAATCCCCAACCCTTTAAAGTATTCCTCCACTTTCTTCACAGGCCCGTGGTAAACAGGCATACCACCTTTGGCGAGAAGTATCAAGTCATCAAACATATTGTACAGTGTGTAGCTGCATGTAAGTAATTGACATGAGGAGGATGTCGATCTATTAATTAATATAAGTAGTCCTAATTAATGAATGAATGTGATTATGGATTAAGGTCGTAACCTGGGTTGATGAACCACCATGGAGATGTTGACCCCTTCCATAGCTTCCCGCCGTAGAGCGCGAAGTAGAAGCAGAGACGAAGCACTGTCCAAACCAGATGTTGGCTCATCTAAGATGAGCACAGAGGGTTCCATAACCATCTCTAGACCGACATTTACCCGCTTACGCTGGCCACCAGAGATGCCACGCTTTTCAACAGTTCCAACCAAGGAATCGCGAACTGGTTGCAGTCCCAAGGACTCGATGACTCTTTCCACCACAAGAACTTTTTCAGCCTGTGACATCTCAACAGGGAGCCTGATCGAGGAGACATAAATATTAATGAAAGAAAAGAATCGTGAAAATAAAATGCAATAAAAAAGAATACCTGCATCTCGCATTAAACCATAGGTTCTCTTGAACAGTCAAGTTTCCATGGACAATATCGTCTTGCGGGACAAAGCCGATGATCTTCTTGTATGCACGGATAGGCTCTTGCTTTCCGTTTATGAGTATCGTACCGGTTGTCGCGCATCCAGTCGCCTTGCCGGCAATAGCACTCAAGAGGGTGGTTTTTCCCGCGCCTGATGGGCCCATCACGGCAGCTACCCGACCAGGCATAAGCTTCCCACTCACAGACCTTAATAGTTTTTTCTTACTCCCCTTCAAGATGAGAGTAATGTCTTTGAAAGCAATCTCAATTCTAGGTCTTTGCCTTAAATCTTCATCAGTTGCCATGGCTACCACTCCTGACAAGGAAAGGTTATTACTGTTTTGTTCCATTTCTTGTTCCAGTGCCTTCTCCTTTTCGATTTGACCATACGCATACTGGAAGATTTGGCTCTGAGTGTGCGCATGTTTGCCCCCCTTCTTCTTTTTATCTCCTCCTACTTccgcagccgcagtggggcttccGCCGGTGTTCTTCCCTCCGGATTCTTCCGCACCATGCTCTTCAGGTGGATGCCCTTTAGATGATTCATGTGTGCCGAGGCTCTTCTTGCGCGAGAATGTGCGGGTGAGAGATGTTTGCAGGCCAGCGGCATGCTTCTTTGCGACATCTTTAGCTGATCTCCACCTTTCACGGGCCTGTACAGTCTCTTTCGCGAGTCTTACAGCAGCCTCCCTAGATTTCGCTTGCTTCTTCTCTCGGTTGGTCAGAAGTTGGTCAGAGAAGTTGTAAATGATCAACAGCACTAAACTCAGGGCAACCTATAATTTGGTCATGCAAATTAATTAAGCTCAACTCAACCTTTAAAGATTTGATGATATCAACCTCTGTCAGGTCGTTAAAGATTTGATGATATCAACTCAGCATGTAAATTAAATGTTAATTACCACTAGCATGGCACCAAATATTGTGATGTCTTGGGTTGTAGAGTTTGGTTTACAACTGCCCTTGGATAAGCATTCTGCATGCATGCAGTTAAAAGCAAATTAATACTGAAAATTACTGTCAAATGTTAATTACTGAAGAAAACTGTGTACTAAAAGCAGAAAAAGGAAAGCATCCTATTATCATATATTCATATGAACACGACAAGACAACTTACTGGTCTGGGTAGTTGATCCTTTCCTGCAATAGAACCTGCACAGATCCAGAAACTTGCATTTTTCAGCTTTCTTTTGGGAAGGCAATGGCATGGGAATTAATCATTATTGTAAGGTTCAATCCTAGCTAGGAGATTGCCCGAATGAGAAACGAAGCaattgatagatagatagatagaattACCCACTACTGCAATCGATCTTGAGGATAGGGCTTGGACAGTAGTAACCAGCTGGACAGAAAACATCGTCGGTACTCATGACATCCGACCATCTGTCAGCACCGCCGCACGTATGGTTGGGCTGCCCGGGAGGCGGTTGGTAGTTGTATCTGCAGCAAGCGATAATTCATTCACCCTTCCATTAATTTCCATATATAATTTtccatagatagatagatagatagatacaacTTACGGATCGCAGACTCCGGTGGCTTTGTTGAGGGTGGACTGTGGACAGTATGCTCCCAAAGGGCAGGCTGCATCAGCAATTAATTAATGTATGTAAGCTTATACTATATATTAGTGCATTTATATATTATGTCTAATTGTTTTTTTTTTTACATCACAAGAGAGAGCCAAGCAAATATTATGCAGATCTCAAGTGTGTGAGGGCTTACGTACGTATCATGCAAGTGAGGCCGCGGGGGCACAAGAAGCCGGGGCAGCAGCCCTGGCAGTCGACGGTCCTGGACGGGAAGTTTTCGGCGTCCCGCAGGTCCACCTCCTTGCCGGCATCGGCGGTGCAGCCCCAGCCGGGCTCGCAGCCGTCGATCCAGGACGTTAGGTTGCAGTTCTTGTTTGGCCTCACGTAGTTCTTCTTGCCTCTTCTGATGATGCTCTCGAAGTAGAACTTGAGCTCGGCGGCGGTGCACACGCGCTGCGGCAGGTCCCCTGCGTCGGATCGGATGGGTTATAATATAAACATATATACATAATAAGTAAATGAGGTATTTGGGGTCGGATGGATTTCCCTTATGGAAGGAAGCATTTCAATTCATCATTCCCTTCCACCATGGATGAGGCTTACCTTTCTTCATACAGTCGACGAGGAATTTGGGGTCGCCGGAGAAGTTGAAGGTGGCGTCCCACTCCGCGTCCCTGCACCCAGCAATTCGATTCAATACAGCAAGTTAAAGGgcaagatttgatttgatttgattgttATTGAAATTGAAATTCAATCGATGATTGTTATTGAAGATGTTGGGGAGGGGGGAATCGAATCGAATCGAATCGTAAGCAATGCACGTACGTGTCCTGGATGCAGTAGCCGAGCTCCCTTTTGACCTGCGGGGCGAAGACGCGGGTCATCTCCTTCATCTTGCCGTTGAGCCCCAACAAGATCGCGTCCTTGGTCGTAATGTCCTGCCACGCCTCCGCCACCGACACgccgtagaggaggaggaggaggaggaggaggagggtggtgggCAGAAGCGCTGGCGCTCCCGCCGCCGCCATGGCGACCGGCCGGCCGGGGACGGAGACCACCGGAGAAGAGTGCCTGGGGCTGGGGTTCGAGGAGGCGGAAGGGGAGGCGGGAggcgggaagaggaggaggaggaggaagcggaggagaCTCTCCGTcgcgtctccgtctccgtctccctcccccatcaccatcaccatccccATCCCCACCATGCATCCCCACGTCGTCGGAGCGGCAGACGCGGGCGGCGAAGGATGCGGCCAAGACACACAAGCTCGGCGTCTTTAATTTCTCTCAAAACTTGTGTCTTTTTTACATTTTCCTCGTCCACagcaaaatgaaaagaaaaaaggtACCACGTCTGTCTGTTCGAGTAAGGAGGGCGTGACCGCCGACGGCAGGATCCTCGTAATGGATTTGTGTCCTTCCTTGGGCTTCtccgttgcgacggcgtttgctccactacctgcgcggagcttgggaggtagtccaaaAACGGATGTAAAGTGTTGACTGCATCGACGACGTCCATTCGGAAGACAGTGGATCATGTGCTGGCTTTGTGGTCTCTGGCACGCACATGTGGTTTTCTTTTCCCATGTCTTTCTTAATCATGTGGGGGTGTCAGATCTGGAGTTTGATGGTGTGTCCAGAGTGTTGCAGGGTCTGATTCATTTAACGGCAACGGCTCATCTTTGATGAGCCATTTTGAAAGTCCGCAAAGTTACATATTAGCAATGGAGTCACGTCaaagctcgggtgaggaggtgatccatctCTTTTTTCCTCTTTGGTGGCTttcatggtggtgccggaggcagatGATCAGTGGCGGAGCGTTATGGAGACAATTCTAGGCCTTGGCCCCCATTAAAGAGGAAAATTTGCTAAATACACGTATGTATGCTAATTGCTCTACTAATCCTCCAACTTCTCTGATCACCCTAGCATTTTTCTATGTCatatataatacctaaatagttcatcccctctctctttctatcttcggATGCCTCGCTGTGCAGTTGTAAAACCTTCTCTCTATGTTTGGTTTGATGTGAAGTTAATGGAAAATTCAGGTGGGCAGTTTTTCTACTGCCTCCCGGTgacgtttcaaaaaaaaacatgcagcctatccacatcagCAGTATTGCCACATCAGCGTTTAGTTAGTGACTCACATGCGGACCCACCACAGTAGAAAACAGCCACGTTAGGTTTCGGTTACTGCTGGTTGGACAGGCTGTCCATCGATCTTTCTTCCCGTAGATACCGTTTCGGTTTCCTGCGGTAGACCGATGgacaccctctccctctccctctccctcttgaaTGAAAAAGAGAGAAACCGATCGAGTCCTGCCGTATCGCATTTGCATCACGCCCTCTATAAATCTTAATTATCCATGTGTTGCGCAGCTGCTGGGAAGTGGGAACCCATATACTATGAGGGtgtttggatccaagggacttattttagtctaaaaatagtctctttaagaggctaaagtttcaagcacccctgactaaagaggggctaaaactagtcttgagactaaatttttttagtcaggggtacccctactaaaatgtggattggTCCTCTCCCTCATTTAAATCCTCTCCTTTAAcccaggcgagttctggattggaggctttggaggataataaatgctcattaacttgattttagtctctttagtatttggatccaagcatgggtgaggctagcaagttttagtcccactacttttagtcatgagactaaaacgtatccaagcaccctctatgcATCAGGCGCTCCTCCCGTCCTCCGCAACAAATCATCTTTTAATGCTTCCTGCCTCGATGGCATCTgcaccgcttcttcttcctcctccttaggctccccgCCGATGACCACCGCCGGCGCGATAGCCGTCTCCCAGTACACTGCGGCACTGCGGTCATTAGGAGCCCAGTAGGTCTTGTACTTGCACGAATTCTTCCTCTGTTTAGCGTCGTCGGAGAtggcctgattcatggcccagcgaatGATGTCAACTGCCATCGCGCCCTTCGCTAGGTCAGAAATCAGCGTCTTCAGCTCTTCTTTAGTGGCCTTCATGAGCACTGCATTAGATTCCTTCTGCATGTCCGGCATGGAgccgaagttcgagcacacctccatggtgttctcgaacttggtcCGATCACCAGCCGTCCACCCaaggaagaaggccctccagccaataccccaagggaaggggttggcgttggagctggagctagagctcatggcgatggggaggaggaaggttgacagtgagagaggggggtgggtaagtagtggtgggcagggtgagtaaatatagggggATGGTGAGGAGGAGAAGAGTGGCAGTATGTTGTTTTAACTACAAGCTCTTCAATTAGCCATGAACTCTGTGCTGTGCGTGACTTCATGAattgtgtgcagatcgaggagagcaatgagatgggcacggaggtgctcccgaccgttgacaacaagggcaagcagccccttcaCCCAATGCCCGACGAGGTTGTGCTGCCGCCCACCGCCGAGGAGGACCCAAAGACGCCTGAGGGTGGCGACGATGAAGGCATGGAGGAGCCCCCCAGCAACAAGTGCCGCAACTATGGCCACTACCATCAGGAggatggcccaactcacttctgcaaggtcatcccCATGCCCCTGAACCTCTCCAAGCACTTCGTCGTGATGCCGACGGAGTTCAAGCTCAGGAACAACACCGGCTGCTCCTGGAAGGTGACAGTCAAGCTGATGAACGGCAGGgtgaccctggatcagggttgggccactTATGCAGCCGTTCACcagatcaagatcggctacatggtgacgttcaagctcctcactcccgacaccctcaaggtcatcattTTCGACGACGATGGCATTGAGGTCGTCAACAAGTGCGGGAAGCACGACGAAGCCTTCGCCGCCAAGGAGTAGGGCCGGGGCCACCTCTTTCCAGCATACTATCGAGTCTGCTTTGAACATGTTTATGATTTATGCGTTGAACTGTTATGAAGTGTGGTACTGCTTATATCTGAATTATGCTAGTTGATGCTCTGTCTATACTCTGTGTGTGCTTATGATGTGTGCTGCCGAAGTGTGGTGTtaacctcaccaactagccaaaagaggttaccacacaccaggcgttgcatacaaccaaacaccatgccttgggtttgtccactaacatgcaggcaaccaaacaccaggcagtgtAGTTCTGTCCATGCAGGCAAGAGGGCATGCAGACAAGCAAACAACATGCAAATGGTGCATTTGAGGCTGCATTGCATAGCCAGGTTGGGTGGAAAAGTTTATGCAATGCAGGTACCATAGCgcacggcaaccaaacacgccctttaTCCAAACAACCCCGAATCCcccaaaccaaaccaaacccaTATATCCATTCTATTCTATTCCTAAAATAAAAAAAAAACATATATGTTCCCGGCCGAGTCAGCCACTCTCTCTCCCCACTCCCGTCCCGTCGCTCCCTCCCTCGACCGTCCCGTCGCTCCCGCTCCCACTCCCACCCCAACCCCACGAACCCCACTCCCGTCCCGATCTGATCCACAGGAAGGAaccgcctcccctctctcccgccCACCGCTGCGCTCCTTCCCTCTGCCGCCCACCCCGCTGCTCTCTCCCCACTCCCGCCCATGGCCCACCGCTGCGCTCCCCTTCCTAATCAGTAACCGATCCGCCGCCGGCCTCTCCCCACCTTCCCGCTCCTCACCGCCCACCTCCTCCCCTCTGCCGCCCACCCCGACGACAGGAACCGCCACTCACCACCGTCTGCCGTCCTTACCTTCTCGTGGCCCGCCAACCACCGGATCCGGTCGTCGAGGACCACGCCGCTCCCTTCTCCCACTCCCCTCCCAACCCGCCCCGCCTCGACCCCCGCTAGGGTCTCCGCCTTGACCCCTGCTAAGGTTTCCCCCCACGCTGCCGCTACCGCGACCCGCGGCCGCCCACGCCCTTCAAACATTACCTTACAAACCAAGGACGTCATTTTTAATTCAGGTCTGATTTCCTGGCTTACATCACGCTAAACAGTAGGCTAATTGAATAAATATATAATTTTTTAATTCAAGTCTGATTTCCTGGCTTACATCCATTCTTCTGTGAGGGATCATTTGTTTGTGTTTTCTAACAACTCTGATGATAGCTATAAGAATGTAGGGACTCTTATATTTGAATCTGTGAGGTAATGATGCTTCAACTAGGAAAGGCTGTCAACGACTTTGATAGCCTTTCCTTCACACAAGGTTTTTAATCCATCTCCCCCGCTTAGGGCAGTAAGGGGAAGTAGCGATATTCCGATTCCTTCGTGGGGAATCAACGAAGGCAGCCGCTCCAGCAGCTTTAGTACTTAAGTTAACGCCCCAGCCCTTATCCCGCGATGAGAAGGTAGATGCGGTAAGCCAACTCCTATCCTTCTTGCGGAAAGGGCATTCAATGCCATCTTCATTCCCTTCCTTGCTTCGAGGAGCAGGTCGAATAGTCAAAGAAGGGGATGGCTAATTCCAGGAATAGAGTAGCATTCTCAAGCACTACCCTCCGTTTTTTTTCAGTCCATATAAAACAGTCAATCTACCAGCAGCAGAGGCTGCAGATACATGTCCACCACCTGTTTATCTACTACCATAAGCGGGAGCAGTTGCAGGTAAAGAATGTTGTGAGGGCTTTCATTTGCGCGTTAAGGGCAGTTTCTGTTATAGCACTAGAAATCTGTGCCGTTAGTCGAATGCTCGGAATGAAAGAATGACTATTTCCTTGCTGGAACATAATGACAACCGCAGGAATTCGGAATAAGACATGTTAAGTTTCTCCTCTTTCTGTCTAATGACTACTACGACATGCCTAGACTAGAACATTCCTACGGAGTGCTGCCCATAGATTACGGAACACTTGGCATATGTTGATTGAGTCCCGGGTATAGCTCCCTCACTCGCTCTACTTTGAATCACGAATTAGCATATGAAAAGCGGCGATCTTTCTCTATTTCTTCCTCTTCCACCAAAACAAACAAGTTGTTTTCGGGCGTCAGGCAAACTTAGTTCTTCGTTCCTCCGGTAATTGGATTGATATATAAGGATTGGGGTTGTCACCCGTATGCTTCTTATCTTTGGCTTCGAACAAGGGGAGTCCTTTCAAGCTTCATCAAATCCATGGCACAAGGTCTGTTTTTCATTATAGAATCGAGCAAGAATCGGATTGTGAATTAGGATTGTATGCAAGAAGGGATTCGGAAACAGGAAAGCGAGTCAAGTAATCCGAATACGTAGCCACTCTCACTCTAATGCTTATATCCAGAACTAGTTCACCGAACAAAGGGATAGAACTACTGACTAAACTGTAGCGAGCTAATACCTAAACTGGAACTCTGAAATAGCACTCATTCATTCAATTATTTGAAGCTAAGGTGCGGGAAAAGAATACATAAGGTTAGATATGAACTAGTTGACTGTTCGATTGAGGGACTACGATGCATTTGACTCATGTTTTTATTCCATTACAGGCATAACATGAGTCGATTCGATGGTATTCTGATGACCCAACATCTTAGTAAGTTTCACCCCGACTTGAAAGTGGATACTGTAATGCGAAATGGTATTATGTACGAGGTTGCTGTTTCTAGACGTGTTCAGGACGGTAGGAATAAATCACGTCTCCTTTTCAAAATGCGGTGTTCGTTGTTGATTCTCCCTGATTCGTTAGCAAACTTAGGTAAACAATTGTGTTAGGAATAAGAAAGCGATGTCGGCGGAAGAAATACGAAGAAACCTATCACACTTTTGTAGTATAGACGCGGTGCACCTGATTTTATAGGCATCGGAATGGGTTTATCTTGGAAGATCTTGACTTCTCCGTGCCTTCTGCCTCCGACACATCATATCTCCTATGCCGACCTCGTACTTTTGATCACTTCTTCCTTACGAATTGTATCTATTATGAATTGTGTCTATTTAAGCTTTTTCTCGATTGATATTCATTTTTTCATCTATCTCATGAAATTTCCCTTTTATTAAGCGATAAAGAGCAATTGACGAAGTCAGCAGGAAGTCCGTCAGATGACGGTATGGA
This genomic window contains:
- the LOC123160030 gene encoding ABC transporter G family member 28, which codes for MKEMTRVFAPQVKRELGYCIQDTDAEWDATFNFSGDPKFLVDCMKKGDLPQRVCTAAELKFYFESIIRRGKKNYVRPNKNCNLTSWIDGCEPGWGCTADAGKEVDLRDAENFPSRTVDCQGCCPGFLCPRGLTCMIPCPLGAYCPQSTLNKATGVCDPYNYQPPPGQPNHTCGGADRWSDVMSTDDVFCPAGYYCPSPILKIDCSSGFYCRKGSTTQTKCLSKGSCKPNSTTQDITIFGAMLVVALSLVLLIIYNFSDQLLTNREKKQAKSREAAVRLAKETVQARERWRSAKDVAKKHAAGLQTSLTRTFSRKKSLGTHESSKGHPPEEHGAEESGGKNTGGSPTAAAEVGGDKKKKGGKHAHTQSQIFQYAYGQIEKEKALEQEMEQNSNNLSLSGVVAMATDEDLRQRPRIEIAFKDITLILKGSKKKLLRSVSGKLMPGRVAAVMGPSGAGKTTLLSAIAGKATGCATTGTILINGKQEPIRAYKKIIGFVPQDDIVHGNLTVQENLWFNARCRLPVEMSQAEKVLVVERVIESLGLQPVRDSLVGTVEKRGISGGQRKRVNVGLEMVMEPSVLILDEPTSGLDSASSLLLLRALRREAMEGVNISMVVHQPSYTLYNMFDDLILLAKGGMPVYHGPVKKVEEYFKGLGIVVPDRVNPPDYYIDILEGIVKLDMNAGNVKDLPLRWMLHNGYEVPRDMLQSSSGSKSSLSGEAGGHAPQAEAKKSLLGELWGNLRDILGQKKDEYDYNKSSEDLSNRRTPGKLRQYKYYLGRCGKQRLRESSIQGVDFLILGLAGICLGTLAKVSDESFGALGYTYTVIAVSLLCMIGALRSFSLEKIHYWRERAAGMSSLAYFMSKDTIDHFNTIVKPIVYLSMFYFFNNPRSSIWENYVVLVAVVYCVTGIGYTFAIFFQPGSAQLWSALLPVVLTLFSNEQKDSVFANLCYTKWALEAFVIANAQRYSGVWLITRCGSLMKTGYDIDHKITCILVLAANGIVFRCIAFFCMVIFQKH